The following are encoded in a window of Pecten maximus chromosome 17, xPecMax1.1, whole genome shotgun sequence genomic DNA:
- the LOC117315648 gene encoding ralA-binding protein 1-like isoform X2, which translates to MFDEEDSDESSVISEDIKSPSKMKKSKAFRFSAKKKEKDEKKEKEPKKDERDKEKKKEDKEGKKLKLKTKKKSKHLHVHEEPTKEAAMEVEKPIFGVPLAVAVERNRSHDGIELPALFRDCVDYIEEHGLLCEGIYRISGVKSKVQMLKDCYNRQNPVYLEEHEPNIVASLLKTFLRELPEPVLTTSLMPKFEEASVIKNERRRLEQFSKLVSDLPTCNRLLLSWVIVHMMHVIERQKENKMTLQNVSIVLSPTMQISHRVLNVLFSLAKQLFKDVQLKRYKPPLRPTTSKWSLELPDNPAGLEEELAKQESLLNALHQEVTGVKDADKEEQLWEVQRVVTELKRKIKFAKKAADSEKRRREKEELRKSHTENDDMVLRLELREAPVRKQQAPLPPNGDTANENPPSEEPTNENPPSEEPANETAHLPKGDIQVCPVPPAAEKTTKECEEDQGKDGQTVVSESPGTAVETDVPEDPATRPREEDEDGCVTPVNVPEEQQTDTVVTTTQESDTKGDNFSENEDTFEQQVEDILEHADGEIDKDSSDEETNEISVKVEHVKRVGFKEPEDAVAFEEDGSQKVTESGVDNTGIEESGVVTPTMTEEASVETTGDTTTSTGEEVTGEITRIPEPITVMKTQEEIEREAAALEEEIINRCKEDVAEFGQPREVILLEDEVLSEEDEEIIKLQEEDNALRLEEEELLAIESELRKKIETEQGEIERLDQEITELQYLRHDSDLEDMSSSSDSSYESEDEEDLQEILNQLITENEELEKQNSKMCSQIHEERMICLEVKVQIGMIQQKQLESSLGSESLLERDLLLF; encoded by the exons AAGTCCatctaaaatgaaaaaaagtaaagCGTTCAGATTTTCTGCGAAGAAAAAGGAAAAG gatgaaaagaaagaaaaagaaccaaaaaaagatgaaagagacaaagaaaaaaagaaggaGGATAAAGAAGGGAAGAAACTCAAGCTGAAGACAAAGAAGAAGTCAAAGCATTTACACGTACATGAGGAACCGACCAAAGAAGCTGCCA TGGAGGTAGAGAAGCCTATATTCGGTGTACCGTTAGCTGTTGCCGTGGAGAGGAACCGTAGTCATGATGGGATAGAACTACCAGCTCTATTTAGAGACTGTGTCGACTATATAGAGGAGCATG GCCTCCTGTGTGAGGGTATATACAGGATATCTGGGGTGAAGTCTAAGGTACAGATGCTGAAGGACTGTTACAACAGACAGAACCCTGTATACCTCGAGGAACACGAACCAAACATCGTGGCCAGCCTGTTGAAGACATTCCTCCGTGAACTCCCTGAGCCAGTCCTCACCACCAGTCTAATGCCAAAGTTTGAGGAAGCTTCAG TGATAAAGAATGAGCGTCGTCGACTGGAACAGTTCAGTAAGCTGGTGTCGGACCTCCCCACATGTAACCGACTCCTGCTGTCCTGGGTCATAGTTCATATGATGCACGTCATCGAGAGA CAAAAGGAGAATAAGATGACCCTACAGAATGTGTCCATCGTACTTAGTCCAACAATGCAGATCAGCCATCGTGTTCTCAACGTCCTATTCTCCCTGGCCAAACAGCTCTTCAAGGACGTCCAACTCAAAAG GTATAAACCGCCACTTCGGCCGACAACTTCAAAATGGTCGCTGGAACTCCCCGACAATCCTGCTGGTCTAGAGGAAGAACTGGCCAAACAGGAGTCTCTCCTCAATGCCCTTCATCAGGAGGTCACCGGGGTCAAGGACGCCGACAAAGAGGAACAGCTCTGGGAGGTTCAGCGTGTCGTCACTGAACTCAAAAGAAAG ATCAAGTTTGCCAAGAAAGCTGCAGATTCGGAGAAAAGACGACGAGAAAAGGAAGAACTCCGGAAATCTCACACAGAAAATGATGACATGGTTTTACGACTGGAACTGAGGGAAGCTCCAGTAAGGAAGCAACAAGCTCCACTTCCACCAAACGGCGACACAGCCAATGAAAATCCTCCATCTGAAGAGCCGACCAATGAAAATCCTCCATCTGAAGAGCCGGCCAATGAAACGGCTCATTTACCGAAGGGAGACATTCAAGTTTGTCCTGTTCCTCCTGCAGCTGAGAAAACTACAAAGGAATGTGAAGAAGATCAGGGTAAAGATGGTCAGACTGTAGTTAGTGAGTCGCCTGGTACTGCAGTAGAGACGGATGTTCCAGAGGATCCCGCTACAAGACCTAGGGAGGAGGATGAAGATGGATGTGTCACACCAGTAAATGTTCCTGAGGAACAACAAACAG ATACAGTTGTCACGACAACACAAGAGAGTGacacaaagggagacaacttttCTGAGAATGAAGATACTTTTGAACAGCAAGTGGAGGACATTTTAGAACATGCTGATGGTGAGATTGATAAAGATTCCAGTGATGAGGAAACAAATGAAATCAGTGTTAAAGTTGAACATGTTAAAAGAGTAGGGTTTAAAGAACCGGAGGATGCTGTCGCTTTTGAGGAAGATGGCAGTCAAAAGGTCACAGAATCAGGTGTTGATAATACAG GTATAGAGGAATCGGGCGTAGTGACCCCAACAATGACAGAGGAAGCAAGTGTAGAGACAACAGGTGACACTACGACGAGTACAGGTGAGGAGGTTACAGGTGAGATAACGAGGATACCTGAGCCAATCACTGTGATGAAGACCCAGGAGGAGATAGAGAGAGAGGCTGCCGCTCTGGAGGAAGAAATCATAAACAGGTGTAAAGAGGATGTGGCAGAATTCGGAcaaccaagggaggtaatcctaCTGGAGGATGAAGTTCTGAGTGAAG AAGATGAAGAGATTATTAAGCTCCAGGAAGAAGACAACGCCCTGAGACTGGAGGAGGAGGAACTACTGGCTATAG AGAGTGAACTAAGGAAAAAGATTGAGACGGAGCAAGGTGAGATTGAGCGCCTGGACCAGGAGATCACGGAGCTACAGTACCTGAGACACGACTCGGACCTCGAAGATATGTCATCCAGCTCGGACAGTAGTTATGAGAGTGAGGATGAGGAGGACCTTCAGGAAATCCTTAACCAGCTTATCACCGAAAATGAGGAGCTTGAG AAACAAAACTCAAAGATGTGTTCCCAAATTCATGAAGAAAGGATGATATGTCtggaggtcaaagttcaaatcGGGATGATTCAACAGAAGCAACTGGAGAGTTCCTTGGGGAGTGAATCTTTGCTGGAGAGAGATCTGCTgctattttaa
- the LOC117315648 gene encoding ralA-binding protein 1-like isoform X4, translated as MKKSKAFRFSAKKKEKDEKKEKEPKKDERDKEKKKEDKEGKKLKLKTKKKSKHLHVHEEPTKEAAMEVEKPIFGVPLAVAVERNRSHDGIELPALFRDCVDYIEEHGLLCEGIYRISGVKSKVQMLKDCYNRQNPVYLEEHEPNIVASLLKTFLRELPEPVLTTSLMPKFEEASVIKNERRRLEQFSKLVSDLPTCNRLLLSWVIVHMMHVIERQKENKMTLQNVSIVLSPTMQISHRVLNVLFSLAKQLFKDVQLKRYKPPLRPTTSKWSLELPDNPAGLEEELAKQESLLNALHQEVTGVKDADKEEQLWEVQRVVTELKRKIKFAKKAADSEKRRREKEELRKSHTENDDMVLRLELREAPVRKQQAPLPPNGDTANENPPSEEPTNENPPSEEPANETAHLPKGDIQVCPVPPAAEKTTKECEEDQGKDGQTVVSESPGTAVETDVPEDPATRPREEDEDGCVTPVNVPEEQQTDTVVTTTQESDTKGDNFSENEDTFEQQVEDILEHADGEIDKDSSDEETNEISVKVEHVKRVGFKEPEDAVAFEEDGSQKVTESGVDNTGIEESGVVTPTMTEEASVETTGDTTTSTGEEVTGEITRIPEPITVMKTQEEIEREAAALEEEIINRCKEDVAEFGQPREVILLEDEVLSEEDEEIIKLQEEDNALRLEEEELLAIESELRKKIETEQGEIERLDQEITELQYLRHDSDLEDMSSSSDSSYESEDEEDLQEILNQLITENEELEKQNSKMCSQIHEERMICLEVKVQIGMIQQKQLESSLGSESLLERDLLLF; from the exons atgaaaaaaagtaaagCGTTCAGATTTTCTGCGAAGAAAAAGGAAAAG gatgaaaagaaagaaaaagaaccaaaaaaagatgaaagagacaaagaaaaaaagaaggaGGATAAAGAAGGGAAGAAACTCAAGCTGAAGACAAAGAAGAAGTCAAAGCATTTACACGTACATGAGGAACCGACCAAAGAAGCTGCCA TGGAGGTAGAGAAGCCTATATTCGGTGTACCGTTAGCTGTTGCCGTGGAGAGGAACCGTAGTCATGATGGGATAGAACTACCAGCTCTATTTAGAGACTGTGTCGACTATATAGAGGAGCATG GCCTCCTGTGTGAGGGTATATACAGGATATCTGGGGTGAAGTCTAAGGTACAGATGCTGAAGGACTGTTACAACAGACAGAACCCTGTATACCTCGAGGAACACGAACCAAACATCGTGGCCAGCCTGTTGAAGACATTCCTCCGTGAACTCCCTGAGCCAGTCCTCACCACCAGTCTAATGCCAAAGTTTGAGGAAGCTTCAG TGATAAAGAATGAGCGTCGTCGACTGGAACAGTTCAGTAAGCTGGTGTCGGACCTCCCCACATGTAACCGACTCCTGCTGTCCTGGGTCATAGTTCATATGATGCACGTCATCGAGAGA CAAAAGGAGAATAAGATGACCCTACAGAATGTGTCCATCGTACTTAGTCCAACAATGCAGATCAGCCATCGTGTTCTCAACGTCCTATTCTCCCTGGCCAAACAGCTCTTCAAGGACGTCCAACTCAAAAG GTATAAACCGCCACTTCGGCCGACAACTTCAAAATGGTCGCTGGAACTCCCCGACAATCCTGCTGGTCTAGAGGAAGAACTGGCCAAACAGGAGTCTCTCCTCAATGCCCTTCATCAGGAGGTCACCGGGGTCAAGGACGCCGACAAAGAGGAACAGCTCTGGGAGGTTCAGCGTGTCGTCACTGAACTCAAAAGAAAG ATCAAGTTTGCCAAGAAAGCTGCAGATTCGGAGAAAAGACGACGAGAAAAGGAAGAACTCCGGAAATCTCACACAGAAAATGATGACATGGTTTTACGACTGGAACTGAGGGAAGCTCCAGTAAGGAAGCAACAAGCTCCACTTCCACCAAACGGCGACACAGCCAATGAAAATCCTCCATCTGAAGAGCCGACCAATGAAAATCCTCCATCTGAAGAGCCGGCCAATGAAACGGCTCATTTACCGAAGGGAGACATTCAAGTTTGTCCTGTTCCTCCTGCAGCTGAGAAAACTACAAAGGAATGTGAAGAAGATCAGGGTAAAGATGGTCAGACTGTAGTTAGTGAGTCGCCTGGTACTGCAGTAGAGACGGATGTTCCAGAGGATCCCGCTACAAGACCTAGGGAGGAGGATGAAGATGGATGTGTCACACCAGTAAATGTTCCTGAGGAACAACAAACAG ATACAGTTGTCACGACAACACAAGAGAGTGacacaaagggagacaacttttCTGAGAATGAAGATACTTTTGAACAGCAAGTGGAGGACATTTTAGAACATGCTGATGGTGAGATTGATAAAGATTCCAGTGATGAGGAAACAAATGAAATCAGTGTTAAAGTTGAACATGTTAAAAGAGTAGGGTTTAAAGAACCGGAGGATGCTGTCGCTTTTGAGGAAGATGGCAGTCAAAAGGTCACAGAATCAGGTGTTGATAATACAG GTATAGAGGAATCGGGCGTAGTGACCCCAACAATGACAGAGGAAGCAAGTGTAGAGACAACAGGTGACACTACGACGAGTACAGGTGAGGAGGTTACAGGTGAGATAACGAGGATACCTGAGCCAATCACTGTGATGAAGACCCAGGAGGAGATAGAGAGAGAGGCTGCCGCTCTGGAGGAAGAAATCATAAACAGGTGTAAAGAGGATGTGGCAGAATTCGGAcaaccaagggaggtaatcctaCTGGAGGATGAAGTTCTGAGTGAAG AAGATGAAGAGATTATTAAGCTCCAGGAAGAAGACAACGCCCTGAGACTGGAGGAGGAGGAACTACTGGCTATAG AGAGTGAACTAAGGAAAAAGATTGAGACGGAGCAAGGTGAGATTGAGCGCCTGGACCAGGAGATCACGGAGCTACAGTACCTGAGACACGACTCGGACCTCGAAGATATGTCATCCAGCTCGGACAGTAGTTATGAGAGTGAGGATGAGGAGGACCTTCAGGAAATCCTTAACCAGCTTATCACCGAAAATGAGGAGCTTGAG AAACAAAACTCAAAGATGTGTTCCCAAATTCATGAAGAAAGGATGATATGTCtggaggtcaaagttcaaatcGGGATGATTCAACAGAAGCAACTGGAGAGTTCCTTGGGGAGTGAATCTTTGCTGGAGAGAGATCTGCTgctattttaa
- the LOC117315648 gene encoding ralA-binding protein 1-like isoform X3, with translation MTDYFKHRSPSKMKKSKAFRFSAKKKEKDEKKEKEPKKDERDKEKKKEDKEGKKLKLKTKKKSKHLHVHEEPTKEAAMEVEKPIFGVPLAVAVERNRSHDGIELPALFRDCVDYIEEHGLLCEGIYRISGVKSKVQMLKDCYNRQNPVYLEEHEPNIVASLLKTFLRELPEPVLTTSLMPKFEEASVIKNERRRLEQFSKLVSDLPTCNRLLLSWVIVHMMHVIERQKENKMTLQNVSIVLSPTMQISHRVLNVLFSLAKQLFKDVQLKRYKPPLRPTTSKWSLELPDNPAGLEEELAKQESLLNALHQEVTGVKDADKEEQLWEVQRVVTELKRKIKFAKKAADSEKRRREKEELRKSHTENDDMVLRLELREAPVRKQQAPLPPNGDTANENPPSEEPTNENPPSEEPANETAHLPKGDIQVCPVPPAAEKTTKECEEDQGKDGQTVVSESPGTAVETDVPEDPATRPREEDEDGCVTPVNVPEEQQTDTVVTTTQESDTKGDNFSENEDTFEQQVEDILEHADGEIDKDSSDEETNEISVKVEHVKRVGFKEPEDAVAFEEDGSQKVTESGVDNTGIEESGVVTPTMTEEASVETTGDTTTSTGEEVTGEITRIPEPITVMKTQEEIEREAAALEEEIINRCKEDVAEFGQPREVILLEDEVLSEEDEEIIKLQEEDNALRLEEEELLAIESELRKKIETEQGEIERLDQEITELQYLRHDSDLEDMSSSSDSSYESEDEEDLQEILNQLITENEELEKQNSKMCSQIHEERMICLEVKVQIGMIQQKQLESSLGSESLLERDLLLF, from the exons AAGTCCatctaaaatgaaaaaaagtaaagCGTTCAGATTTTCTGCGAAGAAAAAGGAAAAG gatgaaaagaaagaaaaagaaccaaaaaaagatgaaagagacaaagaaaaaaagaaggaGGATAAAGAAGGGAAGAAACTCAAGCTGAAGACAAAGAAGAAGTCAAAGCATTTACACGTACATGAGGAACCGACCAAAGAAGCTGCCA TGGAGGTAGAGAAGCCTATATTCGGTGTACCGTTAGCTGTTGCCGTGGAGAGGAACCGTAGTCATGATGGGATAGAACTACCAGCTCTATTTAGAGACTGTGTCGACTATATAGAGGAGCATG GCCTCCTGTGTGAGGGTATATACAGGATATCTGGGGTGAAGTCTAAGGTACAGATGCTGAAGGACTGTTACAACAGACAGAACCCTGTATACCTCGAGGAACACGAACCAAACATCGTGGCCAGCCTGTTGAAGACATTCCTCCGTGAACTCCCTGAGCCAGTCCTCACCACCAGTCTAATGCCAAAGTTTGAGGAAGCTTCAG TGATAAAGAATGAGCGTCGTCGACTGGAACAGTTCAGTAAGCTGGTGTCGGACCTCCCCACATGTAACCGACTCCTGCTGTCCTGGGTCATAGTTCATATGATGCACGTCATCGAGAGA CAAAAGGAGAATAAGATGACCCTACAGAATGTGTCCATCGTACTTAGTCCAACAATGCAGATCAGCCATCGTGTTCTCAACGTCCTATTCTCCCTGGCCAAACAGCTCTTCAAGGACGTCCAACTCAAAAG GTATAAACCGCCACTTCGGCCGACAACTTCAAAATGGTCGCTGGAACTCCCCGACAATCCTGCTGGTCTAGAGGAAGAACTGGCCAAACAGGAGTCTCTCCTCAATGCCCTTCATCAGGAGGTCACCGGGGTCAAGGACGCCGACAAAGAGGAACAGCTCTGGGAGGTTCAGCGTGTCGTCACTGAACTCAAAAGAAAG ATCAAGTTTGCCAAGAAAGCTGCAGATTCGGAGAAAAGACGACGAGAAAAGGAAGAACTCCGGAAATCTCACACAGAAAATGATGACATGGTTTTACGACTGGAACTGAGGGAAGCTCCAGTAAGGAAGCAACAAGCTCCACTTCCACCAAACGGCGACACAGCCAATGAAAATCCTCCATCTGAAGAGCCGACCAATGAAAATCCTCCATCTGAAGAGCCGGCCAATGAAACGGCTCATTTACCGAAGGGAGACATTCAAGTTTGTCCTGTTCCTCCTGCAGCTGAGAAAACTACAAAGGAATGTGAAGAAGATCAGGGTAAAGATGGTCAGACTGTAGTTAGTGAGTCGCCTGGTACTGCAGTAGAGACGGATGTTCCAGAGGATCCCGCTACAAGACCTAGGGAGGAGGATGAAGATGGATGTGTCACACCAGTAAATGTTCCTGAGGAACAACAAACAG ATACAGTTGTCACGACAACACAAGAGAGTGacacaaagggagacaacttttCTGAGAATGAAGATACTTTTGAACAGCAAGTGGAGGACATTTTAGAACATGCTGATGGTGAGATTGATAAAGATTCCAGTGATGAGGAAACAAATGAAATCAGTGTTAAAGTTGAACATGTTAAAAGAGTAGGGTTTAAAGAACCGGAGGATGCTGTCGCTTTTGAGGAAGATGGCAGTCAAAAGGTCACAGAATCAGGTGTTGATAATACAG GTATAGAGGAATCGGGCGTAGTGACCCCAACAATGACAGAGGAAGCAAGTGTAGAGACAACAGGTGACACTACGACGAGTACAGGTGAGGAGGTTACAGGTGAGATAACGAGGATACCTGAGCCAATCACTGTGATGAAGACCCAGGAGGAGATAGAGAGAGAGGCTGCCGCTCTGGAGGAAGAAATCATAAACAGGTGTAAAGAGGATGTGGCAGAATTCGGAcaaccaagggaggtaatcctaCTGGAGGATGAAGTTCTGAGTGAAG AAGATGAAGAGATTATTAAGCTCCAGGAAGAAGACAACGCCCTGAGACTGGAGGAGGAGGAACTACTGGCTATAG AGAGTGAACTAAGGAAAAAGATTGAGACGGAGCAAGGTGAGATTGAGCGCCTGGACCAGGAGATCACGGAGCTACAGTACCTGAGACACGACTCGGACCTCGAAGATATGTCATCCAGCTCGGACAGTAGTTATGAGAGTGAGGATGAGGAGGACCTTCAGGAAATCCTTAACCAGCTTATCACCGAAAATGAGGAGCTTGAG AAACAAAACTCAAAGATGTGTTCCCAAATTCATGAAGAAAGGATGATATGTCtggaggtcaaagttcaaatcGGGATGATTCAACAGAAGCAACTGGAGAGTTCCTTGGGGAGTGAATCTTTGCTGGAGAGAGATCTGCTgctattttaa
- the LOC117315648 gene encoding ralA-binding protein 1-like isoform X1: MNYDNTDADKSFQGDDDYEKKSRRTDLLLGKKRESKKGSRYVMFDEEDSDESSVISEDIKSPSKMKKSKAFRFSAKKKEKDEKKEKEPKKDERDKEKKKEDKEGKKLKLKTKKKSKHLHVHEEPTKEAAMEVEKPIFGVPLAVAVERNRSHDGIELPALFRDCVDYIEEHGLLCEGIYRISGVKSKVQMLKDCYNRQNPVYLEEHEPNIVASLLKTFLRELPEPVLTTSLMPKFEEASVIKNERRRLEQFSKLVSDLPTCNRLLLSWVIVHMMHVIERQKENKMTLQNVSIVLSPTMQISHRVLNVLFSLAKQLFKDVQLKRYKPPLRPTTSKWSLELPDNPAGLEEELAKQESLLNALHQEVTGVKDADKEEQLWEVQRVVTELKRKIKFAKKAADSEKRRREKEELRKSHTENDDMVLRLELREAPVRKQQAPLPPNGDTANENPPSEEPTNENPPSEEPANETAHLPKGDIQVCPVPPAAEKTTKECEEDQGKDGQTVVSESPGTAVETDVPEDPATRPREEDEDGCVTPVNVPEEQQTDTVVTTTQESDTKGDNFSENEDTFEQQVEDILEHADGEIDKDSSDEETNEISVKVEHVKRVGFKEPEDAVAFEEDGSQKVTESGVDNTGIEESGVVTPTMTEEASVETTGDTTTSTGEEVTGEITRIPEPITVMKTQEEIEREAAALEEEIINRCKEDVAEFGQPREVILLEDEVLSEEDEEIIKLQEEDNALRLEEEELLAIESELRKKIETEQGEIERLDQEITELQYLRHDSDLEDMSSSSDSSYESEDEEDLQEILNQLITENEELEKQNSKMCSQIHEERMICLEVKVQIGMIQQKQLESSLGSESLLERDLLLF; the protein is encoded by the exons AAGTCCatctaaaatgaaaaaaagtaaagCGTTCAGATTTTCTGCGAAGAAAAAGGAAAAG gatgaaaagaaagaaaaagaaccaaaaaaagatgaaagagacaaagaaaaaaagaaggaGGATAAAGAAGGGAAGAAACTCAAGCTGAAGACAAAGAAGAAGTCAAAGCATTTACACGTACATGAGGAACCGACCAAAGAAGCTGCCA TGGAGGTAGAGAAGCCTATATTCGGTGTACCGTTAGCTGTTGCCGTGGAGAGGAACCGTAGTCATGATGGGATAGAACTACCAGCTCTATTTAGAGACTGTGTCGACTATATAGAGGAGCATG GCCTCCTGTGTGAGGGTATATACAGGATATCTGGGGTGAAGTCTAAGGTACAGATGCTGAAGGACTGTTACAACAGACAGAACCCTGTATACCTCGAGGAACACGAACCAAACATCGTGGCCAGCCTGTTGAAGACATTCCTCCGTGAACTCCCTGAGCCAGTCCTCACCACCAGTCTAATGCCAAAGTTTGAGGAAGCTTCAG TGATAAAGAATGAGCGTCGTCGACTGGAACAGTTCAGTAAGCTGGTGTCGGACCTCCCCACATGTAACCGACTCCTGCTGTCCTGGGTCATAGTTCATATGATGCACGTCATCGAGAGA CAAAAGGAGAATAAGATGACCCTACAGAATGTGTCCATCGTACTTAGTCCAACAATGCAGATCAGCCATCGTGTTCTCAACGTCCTATTCTCCCTGGCCAAACAGCTCTTCAAGGACGTCCAACTCAAAAG GTATAAACCGCCACTTCGGCCGACAACTTCAAAATGGTCGCTGGAACTCCCCGACAATCCTGCTGGTCTAGAGGAAGAACTGGCCAAACAGGAGTCTCTCCTCAATGCCCTTCATCAGGAGGTCACCGGGGTCAAGGACGCCGACAAAGAGGAACAGCTCTGGGAGGTTCAGCGTGTCGTCACTGAACTCAAAAGAAAG ATCAAGTTTGCCAAGAAAGCTGCAGATTCGGAGAAAAGACGACGAGAAAAGGAAGAACTCCGGAAATCTCACACAGAAAATGATGACATGGTTTTACGACTGGAACTGAGGGAAGCTCCAGTAAGGAAGCAACAAGCTCCACTTCCACCAAACGGCGACACAGCCAATGAAAATCCTCCATCTGAAGAGCCGACCAATGAAAATCCTCCATCTGAAGAGCCGGCCAATGAAACGGCTCATTTACCGAAGGGAGACATTCAAGTTTGTCCTGTTCCTCCTGCAGCTGAGAAAACTACAAAGGAATGTGAAGAAGATCAGGGTAAAGATGGTCAGACTGTAGTTAGTGAGTCGCCTGGTACTGCAGTAGAGACGGATGTTCCAGAGGATCCCGCTACAAGACCTAGGGAGGAGGATGAAGATGGATGTGTCACACCAGTAAATGTTCCTGAGGAACAACAAACAG ATACAGTTGTCACGACAACACAAGAGAGTGacacaaagggagacaacttttCTGAGAATGAAGATACTTTTGAACAGCAAGTGGAGGACATTTTAGAACATGCTGATGGTGAGATTGATAAAGATTCCAGTGATGAGGAAACAAATGAAATCAGTGTTAAAGTTGAACATGTTAAAAGAGTAGGGTTTAAAGAACCGGAGGATGCTGTCGCTTTTGAGGAAGATGGCAGTCAAAAGGTCACAGAATCAGGTGTTGATAATACAG GTATAGAGGAATCGGGCGTAGTGACCCCAACAATGACAGAGGAAGCAAGTGTAGAGACAACAGGTGACACTACGACGAGTACAGGTGAGGAGGTTACAGGTGAGATAACGAGGATACCTGAGCCAATCACTGTGATGAAGACCCAGGAGGAGATAGAGAGAGAGGCTGCCGCTCTGGAGGAAGAAATCATAAACAGGTGTAAAGAGGATGTGGCAGAATTCGGAcaaccaagggaggtaatcctaCTGGAGGATGAAGTTCTGAGTGAAG AAGATGAAGAGATTATTAAGCTCCAGGAAGAAGACAACGCCCTGAGACTGGAGGAGGAGGAACTACTGGCTATAG AGAGTGAACTAAGGAAAAAGATTGAGACGGAGCAAGGTGAGATTGAGCGCCTGGACCAGGAGATCACGGAGCTACAGTACCTGAGACACGACTCGGACCTCGAAGATATGTCATCCAGCTCGGACAGTAGTTATGAGAGTGAGGATGAGGAGGACCTTCAGGAAATCCTTAACCAGCTTATCACCGAAAATGAGGAGCTTGAG AAACAAAACTCAAAGATGTGTTCCCAAATTCATGAAGAAAGGATGATATGTCtggaggtcaaagttcaaatcGGGATGATTCAACAGAAGCAACTGGAGAGTTCCTTGGGGAGTGAATCTTTGCTGGAGAGAGATCTGCTgctattttaa